One region of Enterobacter ludwigii genomic DNA includes:
- a CDS encoding PadR family transcriptional regulator produces the protein MQDHHEGCCKHAEHQHEGCSKSEGHRHEDHHREHHEGCCKGEERRHEGCDKEHHHEHGCGHRHGRGGGGGRRQRFFGHGELRLVILDILTRDASHGYELIKAIETLTQGNYTPSPGVIYPTLDFLQDQSLIAIRDEEGGRKQITITEQGLQWLEENQEHLEHIHERIKARSVGFELRKNPQMKRALENFKAVLDLRVNHGDTSEAQIKKIIGIIDRASLDITQLD, from the coding sequence ATGCAGGATCATCATGAAGGTTGCTGCAAACATGCAGAACACCAGCACGAAGGCTGCAGTAAAAGCGAAGGACATCGCCACGAAGATCACCACAGAGAACACCACGAAGGTTGCTGCAAAGGTGAAGAACGTCGTCACGAAGGCTGTGACAAAGAACACCACCATGAGCATGGCTGCGGACACCGACACGGGCGCGGCGGTGGTGGCGGTCGACGTCAGCGCTTCTTCGGCCACGGCGAATTACGTCTGGTGATTCTGGATATTTTGACCCGCGATGCCAGTCACGGTTATGAGCTAATCAAAGCGATTGAAACATTGACTCAGGGTAATTACACCCCAAGCCCGGGCGTGATTTATCCGACACTGGATTTCTTGCAGGATCAGTCGCTTATTGCTATCCGTGACGAGGAAGGTGGACGTAAGCAAATAACAATCACGGAGCAAGGCCTGCAATGGCTGGAAGAGAACCAGGAACATCTGGAACATATCCACGAACGTATTAAAGCACGCAGTGTCGGCTTTGAATTACGCAAGAATCCACAGATGAAAAGAGCACTGGAGAATTTTAAAGCCGTGCTGGATCTGCGGGTCAATCACGGTGACACCAGCGAAGCGCAAATCAAGAAGATCATCGGTATTATCGATCGCGCATCGCTGGACATCACCCAGCTTGATTAA